In a single window of the Rhopalosiphum padi isolate XX-2018 chromosome 1, ASM2088224v1, whole genome shotgun sequence genome:
- the LOC132918716 gene encoding uncharacterized protein LOC132918716, protein MTLHCIGEEQTRENIGEYCLERRAALLSAAGSDSKQRKLDFFSKYSSNKNQNENVTDITDQPNPIEKSANDNNELRSNVTSENTIKSSYIFPILSRSSEQDQSNVIINDNDIFSSSESESEKKSTKKLIETDSKISLFIPPIFSSHHQAKVAFVDAHPCQPQINIPFNINKVYYRKMPNDNFVNRKWVSYNSITRKIHCSLCMGFTRPGSTPFIDGIEINLKHLYSQLEKHESSVPHDDACKAYLNITSGHTITNALLSHRQKSVELNREIVTRIIDISLLIGKQGLAFRSKRNEAAYNLSLNLKQGNFLEIVKLVAKYDPKHISEEVLLAGQYSLEVDSSQDTSVMDQLCICLRYVLNGKIIERMIALVESTSGTGEALYNIVKKELDTLNIPLTKLIGESFDGAANMSGSYNGLQAHLKTVAPESIYTHCHAHVLNLIVTDSTSCCKSAQDLFNLLQKTAVFFSDSYKRTGIWKNYLSKDQTGNDKLRKLQKLGTTRWNSKDAALKCIFGSWFVSGETSDRYNVLVESLHFLDTDSSIDSNTSSDARFLLEKWTSFEYILTSFIFLEIFHYTTPASKYLQSKELDFITVINLIKSLLSDLKKGSSKYNLIVEKTMNFISSKNNSEHIKKLNIVIEETFPDKRRSKIKKMPGELASDDIRNISNVEYFKLVWRNPINGVRLKCRIGLSEESR, encoded by the exons ATGACGTTACATTGTATTGGAGAAGAACAAACTAGAGAAAATATAGGTGAATATTGTTTAGAGAGG cgGGCAGCATTATTATCTGCAGCTGGGTCAGATAGTAAACAACGTAAGTtagactttttttcaaaatattcttctaataaaaatcaaaatgaaaatgTCACCGATATTACTGATCAACCAAATCCAATTGAAAAATCGgccaatgataataatgaacTTCGATCCAATGTAACCTcagaaaatactattaaatcatCATATATATTTCCTATTTTAAGTAGATCAAGTGAACAAGATCAATCAAacgtaataattaatgacaatgacattttttcatCATCTGAATCCGAGtctgaaaaaaaaagtacaaaaaaactaattgaaaCCGATTCGAAAATTAGTCTTTTTATTCCTCCTATATTTAGTAGTCACCATCAAGCTAAAGTTGCTTTTGTTGACGCACATCCATGTCAACCTCAGATAAATATAccctttaatattaataaagtatattatagaaaaatgccAAATGATAATTTCGTGAATCGAAAATGGGTTTCTTATAATTCAATAACTAGAAAAATTCATTGTTCTTTATGTATGGGGTTTACTCGTCCGGGTAGTACTCCATTTATAGATGGAATcgaaataaatttgaaacatcTTTATAGTCAATTAGAAAAACACGAAAGTTCTGTACCTCATGACGACGCCTGTAAGGCATACCTTAATATTACATCTGGACATACAATTACTAATGCGCTATTAAGTCATCGCCAAAAAAGTGTAGAATTAAATAGAGAAATTGTAACTAGAATTATagatatttctttattaatcgGTAAACAAGGTTTGGCATTTAGAAGTAAGAGAAATGAAGCcgcttataatttaagtttaaatttaaaacaagggAACTTTTTAGAAATTGTGAAACTTGTAGCAAAATATGACCCG aaaCATATCTCAGAAGAAGTTTTATTGGCGGGGCAGTATTCATTAGAAGTTGATTCTTCTCAGGATACGTCCGTAATGGATCAATTGTGTATTTGTCTAAGATATGTTTTGAATGGTAAAATAATTGAGAGAATGATTGCTTTAGTAGAGTCAACCTCTGGAACTGGTgaagcattatataatattgtgaaaaaagAATTAGATACATTGAATATCCCTCTAACAAAACTAATTGGGGAATCATTTGATGGTGCTGCCAATATGAGTGGTTCTTATAATGGTCTTCAAGCTCATTTAAAAACAGTTGCACCCGAATCAATTTATACACATTGCCATGCACATGTATTAAATCTAATAGTAACAGACTCTACTTCATGTTGTAAATCTGCTCAAGATCTTTTCAACTTACTACAGAAAactgcagtttttttttctgattcatACAAAAGAACTGgaatttggaaaaattatcTTTCAAAAGATCAAACTGGAAATGATAAATTAAGAAAACTTCAAAAGTTAGGAACTACAAGATGGAATAGTAAAGATGCcgcattaaaatgcatatttggtTCTTGGTTTGTGTCTGGTGAAACGAGTGATCGATATAATGTTTTAGTTGAATCTCTGCATTTTCTTGACACTGATTCATCTATAGATTCTAATACATCTTCAGATGCCAGATTCTTGTTAGAAAAATGGACATCTTTTGAATATATACTAACTTCATTTATATTTCTCGAAATTTTCCATTATACCACTCCAGCATCAAAATATCTCCAATCAAAAGAATTAGATTTTATTActgtcattaatttaattaagtctTTATTAAGCGACCTCAAAAAAGGttcttctaaatataatttaattgttgaaaaaacCATGAATTTTAtatctagtaaaaataattctgaacaTATTAAAAAGCTTAATATAGTCATTGAAGAAACGTTTCCAGATAAACGaagatcaaaaattaaaaaaatgcctGGTGAGCTGGCATCAGACGATATCAGAAATATTTCgaatgtagaatattttaaa